TGAGGGGCTCATCGCGGAGCTTTCCGGATTCCAGGGCGGGTTCGGCGACGACACGATCGGGATGCTGGTCGGCACGGCGTACGACGCGGTCTCGCAATGGGCTTTCGAGTGTCTCCAGGATTGCGCCGACGACCTGCTCGACGCCACCGACGACCTGATGCTGATGGCCGACAGCTACGACGAGGCCGATCGCGACGCACTCGACCGGTTCCAGGGCATGCACGGCCGGATCGCCTAGCCATGGGTCTGGCGCTGCCGGGTGAGCTGGTCTCCGTACTCGGAATGATCGGTTATGACTGGCCGACCTCCGACGAAGAGAAACTCTTCGGCATGGGGCAGGCGTGGCTGGCCTTCGCCGCCGATGCGGAGCAGGCCTCGGCCACGGTCGGCGCGGGCGCCCAACAGGTGACCAGCCTGAGCGCCGGGCCGGCGGTGGAGGCGTTCCAGGGCTGGTGGTCGGGCGAGGAGAACGCGCCCGCGACGCTGTCCGGAGCCAGCACCGGCGCCGTCGTGCTGGGCGCGGGCCTGATCGTCTGCGCGGCGATCGTGCTGATGCTCAAGATCCAGGTGATCATCCAGTTGATCCTGCTGGCGATCCAGATCGCGCAGGCGATCGCCACGGCGGTGGTGACCTTCGGTGCGTCGTTGCTGGAGATACCGCTGTTCAAGACGATCACGCAGACGGTCGTCGGCCTGCTTCAGGACCAGGCGATCAACGCGGTGCTGAGCTGACGTGGCCGGCAAGCCGCGGCGGTCGGGTGGGCGCAAGGTCAAGCTGCCGCCGGCCGTAGAGACCAAGCTCGGCCGGGCGATTCCCGGTTTCCGCTCGCCGACGGCGCGGGCCGGCGGCGGTGGCGGTGGCGCGCCACCCGGCGGCCGGCCGCGCGGTGGCCCGCCGGGCAGCGGGCCGGGCGGTCCGCGGCGCGGTCCCGGCGGCAGCGGCCCACCGGGTGGTGGTGGCGGACCGCCGCGCGGCACCTCCGGAAACCCACCGGATCCGGACCACTTCAACTCGGTGACGCCCGGCTGGGACCGGGTGCACCGGGCGGACGCGCCACAGTCGGTGCAGGACGCGTCGAGGGGCTTCCAGCCGCGGGTCGCGGGCGACCGGCGTCCCACCACGGGCAGCTACCGCAGCACCGGTGATACCGGCTCCACGCCCATCTCGTCTGGACGGGACCCGAGCCTGAGCCAGGATCTCGACCACACCCGGATCAACAGTCAGAGCGGTCGGCCGCTGCCCGTGGCACCGGAGTCGTTCGACCACGCCGAGGCGCGTCCCGCTCAGCAGATGCGCACCGACGGTCGCGACACCGAGGTGGTGGTCGACAACACCACCTGCGGGTCGCGCACCTTCGACTCCAACAGCCCGACCAGCTGCGACACGCTGCTGCCGGGAATGCTGCCGGAGGGCTCCAGGATGACGGTCTGGGGCAGTGTCGACGGTGGCCAGACCTTCTTCCGGAGGGTCATCGACGGCACGGGTAGCCTCATCCGGTGACGTACGTGATGACCGACATCAACGCGAGCGAGCAGACCGTCACGGGTGCGGCGAAGGCCGGCGAGCTGTTCGACTACTCGATCCAGCGCGCGGCACCCTACGGCGGGTTCGGTCAGTCGCTCTGGTTCGGTCCGGTCGGCGGCGACGACGAGTTGCGGGTCGACATCGACATGGAGGTCGGCCGGGCGTCGGTGACCTGGCTGCCCGACGGCCGCTATGCGGTCGAGCTGCCGGCCGACCAGCCGCTCACGGTGCAGTGGACGGTCGACGACGCCCCGGTCGAGATCCCGGCCGAGCTGGTCCGGGTCAGCACCGCCACCGCGCGGCGCCTGGTCACCGACTATGTGGCGAGCGGCCGGCGGCCTTTGATCGACTGGGTGGCTAACCCTTCCTAGCGGCCGCCGCGACCACCTTGAGGTCGTCGACCAGGCCGTTGAAGGCGGTGTCCCGGTCGTCGGCGCGCAGCACCGCCGACGGGTGGATGGTCGCGACCAGCTTGCCCGGTGGCACCTCGACGCCTCCCTCGATCGGTGCGACCCGGAAGTCGTCGGGATGCTGTGCCGACTCCGGCCACGGCAGCACCTGGCCGCGCTGCCGGGTGACCCGGAAGGCCGGGCCGAGCAGGGCCTTGGCCGCGGTCGCCCCGAGCACGACGACGACCCGGGGCCGCAGCAGCGCGAACTCCGAGACCAGCCACGGCCGGCACGCGACGATGTGCTGCTGGTCGGGGGTCTGGTGGATCCGCCGCGTGCCGCGCAGCTCGAAGCGGAAGTGCTTGACCGCGTTGGTGATGTAGAGCGTGGCCGGGTCGATCCCGGCCTCGTCGACCGCGCGGCGCAGCAGGTGGCCGGCCGGGCCGACGAACGGCAGGCCGCGCTGATCCTCGATGTCGCCGGGCTGCTCGCCGACCATCACGATCTGGGCGTGCGCGTCGCCGCGGCCGAAGACCACCTGGGTGGCGTTCTCGTAGAGCTCGCAGCCGTGGCAGCCCGGCGCGGCCCGCTTCAGGTCATCGAGACTGTGCGAGTCGTCGGGGATGAACCGTTCCGCCCCGGGTGGGGTGTCCGTCGGCGCCATTTGGCATTTCTACCCCTTCCGTCCCGGGCCATTCCGGCCACCCCCTCAGGCGCTGAACGACCGGGGCGGCGTGCCGCGGACCACCTGGGCCACCGCTGCGGCCAGCGCTTCGATCCGGTCGTCGTCGAGGCGGCTGATGGTGATCCGGATGCCGGCGGGTGCGCCGATCCGGTAGAGCGACCCGGGCCCGACCGCGTAGCCGGCGTCGCGCAGCGAGGTGACGACCGAGGTCTCGTCGCGGACCGGGACCCAGATGTTGATCCCCGTGCGGCCCTGGCTCGGCACGCCGCGCGCGTCGAGTGCTTTTCGCAACGCGGTTCGCCGGTGCTCGTAGCTGTCGCGCGCGAGCGCCA
This genomic interval from Asanoa ferruginea contains the following:
- a CDS encoding DddA-like double-stranded DNA deaminase toxin, translating into MAGKPRRSGGRKVKLPPAVETKLGRAIPGFRSPTARAGGGGGGAPPGGRPRGGPPGSGPGGPRRGPGGSGPPGGGGGPPRGTSGNPPDPDHFNSVTPGWDRVHRADAPQSVQDASRGFQPRVAGDRRPTTGSYRSTGDTGSTPISSGRDPSLSQDLDHTRINSQSGRPLPVAPESFDHAEARPAQQMRTDGRDTEVVVDNTTCGSRTFDSNSPTSCDTLLPGMLPEGSRMTVWGSVDGGQTFFRRVIDGTGSLIR
- a CDS encoding UdgX family uracil-DNA binding protein (This protein belongs to the uracil DNA glycosylase superfamily, members of which act in excision repair of DNA. However, it belongs more specifically to UdgX branch, whose founding member was found to bind uracil in DNA (where it does not belong), without cleaving it, appears to promote DNA repair by a pathway involving RecA, rather than base excision.) encodes the protein MAPTDTPPGAERFIPDDSHSLDDLKRAAPGCHGCELYENATQVVFGRGDAHAQIVMVGEQPGDIEDQRGLPFVGPAGHLLRRAVDEAGIDPATLYITNAVKHFRFELRGTRRIHQTPDQQHIVACRPWLVSEFALLRPRVVVVLGATAAKALLGPAFRVTRQRGQVLPWPESAQHPDDFRVAPIEGGVEVPPGKLVATIHPSAVLRADDRDTAFNGLVDDLKVVAAAARKG